The following nucleotide sequence is from Vibrio sp. VB16.
GTTTTGCTTTTTCACTCAAAACTAAGAGAATCTTCAGCAAAATCGCGCCCCCAATGATAATTGCCGTCCCGACGAAACCAAGGAAATACCAACCAGCATCGCCTTCATTCTCACCAAGCAGCGTAAAGGCACCTGCGATGGTAAGGATAAGAGAAAACCACCAACCCATGACTAGTGTCCATTTCCAGCCATTCATACTAAGGCCGTAATCTTGCGCCCATAGCTTAGCTGACTGATAGATAAACACCTGCACGGCGCCAAGTACCATCCAAAAAATTGGATCTAAAATCGTTGATTGTGGAAACATTAGAATCCCTCCCAGTTACCGTCATAATCCCAGTCTTTATCAATGCCTTTGAAGAACTCTTCCGAACGCAACCATTCTGGAGGTTGGTGGTAGTTTGCTAATCGACCTCCATTATGTGGTGCGGCATAAGACTCTGCATCGGGATAATAAAAAAAGTTGTGCTGCATCGCTAATAATGCTTTTCGTGTTAATCCTGTCGGGTCTCGGGGATCCGCTTCTTTAACCAAAGTGTGGATCCAGTTATTACGCCGCGTATACGGACAGACGGCAATACAGACCCGACACCCTTGTTGACCATTAGAAGGCAATGACGACCACATGCGATAACAGCTATCTTGGTTGAACTCGAAGATCTTGTAGCCCCGTTGTATTGTATCGGGTTCGTCCGCTAAACTAATGGACCCACTTGGACAAGATGTCGCACAGATTTTACATTCATTACAGAAGTCTCGAACACCGATATCAATAGGCTTATCATGCTCAAATTCTAGGTCCGTGACCACACATGCTAGACGAATATTGGGCCCCACTTCTGGCGTTATCAAGCAACCGTTTCGAGCCGACTCTCCAAGCCCGGCTTTTATGGCTAGCGGCGGCAACGTCATTTCATAGTCCCCACCCGGAACCATGGCTCGCCCTGCCCAACCTAGACGATTTAAGAATACCTCTAATTTACCGGCGGCAAAACGCACTTCACTATAGGCTTCATAAGACGTACCGTAACCCGGTGCCGCGTACATGCCATCCCAACTCATTGGGACGCCAAGAATGATGACCGACTTCCAATGATCCGGGATTTTGTCGCCCCAGTTTTCGCCATCATTTTCAACACCACGCATGATATTTTTAAAGATGAAATCCGGATCAATGGCGGTGATACCAACGAAGCTACATCCCATTTGATGAGCCACCTTTTTAATCAATTTACTCGCATGAGCAGGTGTCTTAAATTCACGTTTTTTAATTATTGGTCGGTTTTCATTGACCTTATCTTCTTCACTCGTCAAACCCGAGCTTTTTAAACCAACACGACCTGCGGATGGGTCACCATATTGGTCATCATAGATGCTCTTAAAGTCAGCAACCGAAGGGTCACCATGAGGAGGAAGAGGCCAGTTGATCTCCACCCCATTTTGGCCATACATAGAGGCATTGTTAGCATGATCATAAGCATGGGCAATGACGAAGCGATCCATGTATTTATGTTGCATCTTTGCCGAGATAGCGCCCTGTTTAAATGCTTCGACGATCTCTGGCCAGCGTGCAGGAAATTTACGGTAGTAATTGACAACACGCTCATCTGGGCAGCTTTGCCACCCACCAGCAGGATCCCAACCACCTTGTATCGCACCACCGATCATGCCGAGGCGTTTGAACAAAAAGTCTTCCCTTTCTGGGCGTTGTTGTGTACCCACTTTAATCAATGTGGGCGCGATGTCGACCCGAAACGGTTCCCGGTCAAAGAACATGTCTTTTCCTGCTGCCGTTCTTCCCCAGCCTGTATCTTGATCTGGCTCTCGTCCTAACACAAAACCTGTCGCTGCTCCTACGCCGACGGTCGCCACCGCCGCGGTTGCGCCCCCCATCTTGAGGAAATCACGACGGCTTGGGTTCTCCGCTTTATCGTCTTTTTTCATTTAACTGCTTCCTTAAAGTAAGGGTAAACCGATGGATTACCCAATCACAATGGCCAAGTTCGTTCTGATTTCTGTATATTCGTTTGTGTATTGAACCCTCAGGTGGGGTGCGTTTGCTAATAGCTTGATATACGCGATCTCAGCTTCCTGCCAACGCTTAGCCTGATACAAAACAATAAATTTCGATTCGAGGGTTTGTGTATCAAATGGTTCAAGAGACAGCAGCTCATCCATATCGACCAGAGCGTCATTCCAGTTTTCTAGCTGTATATTTGAATTTCCACGGATATAGCGTAGGTCAATGGCTTTCGGGTAAGCCATCAGATAACGAGTAACCAGATCAACCGCTCTCTGATATTGTTTACGCTCATAACAAATCACGCACTCAAGTTCGTCCAACTCAAGAATGTTGTCACCGCATAACATGCGCGCTTTTTCAATATAGCTAGCGCTATCAACAAACCGTTTGGTTGCATTTAGACAGGCACACATCGTGAGATAACCGCCTGGGTTGTTTTTATCTATTGTGATAACTTGTCTAGCGTATTCAATGGCAGGTTCAAACTGTTCAAGTTGGTAGTAGAGGTAGGCAAGGTTCAATAAACTGCCTATATGTTTCGGGTCTTTTTCTAAGCTTTCCTTGTAAAAACCAGCTGCGCTTTTTGTATCCCCGCTGACACTGGAGCAGAACGCCAGATGAAAAAATGGTTCCGGTGATTCCGGGTTCTTTTCGCAGGCATTCATAAAGCATTGCTTAGCTTGATCAAGAATGCCGATCTGCATCAGAGCCCGGCCAAAGTTGATAAGATATTCGCTGCTTCCATCCATTTCTATCGGTTGCAATACCGTGAGCGCGAGTTCTGGTTGTTGATTACGCAGCAGAATTTCACTGGCGATCACTCTTATACCCATCGTCAGATTGGTTCTTGATCCATTGATATAAAAGCCTGTTACGCGTTTCTGAGCCTCTTGAATAAGCTGATTTTCATTATTATTTAATGTAGACACCATAAACTGCACTTCATTTTTCAATGAGTGTAGAGTCTCTTCAACCTTACGCTGCCACTCTTGTTTAGTGGCATCGATATCTAGAATGAGAAACAGTTCTTCTACCCAACTCGCCTTATTGTGGTCCATTCATTTTCTATCCCATATAACCTTATTATGAGTAGGGTATAGAATTAGGCTAAGGGCTAAAGGTAGAAATAGTAAGGTGGGGGATACAAATCAGCCGTTAGGGTTAACATTGATAAATATCAATTTATCTCGACGAGCGCATCTATAATAACAGGCAACCCATTGGCCTCAATACCGCGACCGCTATGCCATGAGGGGCTCCCTTCTACAACATTAATAAAGGCTCGTATCCATTCGCCATGAGAAACAATGACAATATCTGATTGAGAGGGATGCTTATCTAACTCTGACAGAAAGGAGCAAATACGCTGTTCAAAATCGGCTTCAGGTTCGAAACCGAACTCATTGCCTATTTTTTCTATATAGCGTTGGTGATAGGCCTGCCACTGTTTGCGTAGTTGATGATCTTGGTTGACTACTTTGCCTTCAAGCACACCAAATTTACGCTCGCGCAAGCGAGAATCCTGCGTAAACTCAATACCAATAAGATTCGCTATAATACGTGCTGACTCGCAAGCCCTCCCTAAGTCACTGGTGTACATAACAGGATAACGGAGCTTAGGGAGTTCTATTTGTTTAAGCTTGCTTATTGCGTCTTTGGTAAGATCGCTATTTCGGCAGCCTTGAATTCTTCTTTCCAAATTCCATTCTGTTTGCCCATGGCGGATCAATACAAACCTCAATATTCATCTCCAAACAACTCACCTTTAAACATTTTTTCCACCAACGGAAGGTTATAAGGAAAGTACCAATGGATATAAGAAGCGATAACCTTTTTATGTCTCCAAACAGGGTCAAGTTTGCGACCACGCTGTGAAACAGGCATACATAACTGTGGTTCCTTCGATTCCGTTTTAGAATAATGGAATGTATGGCCCCGCAACATCTGCTCTTTGGCTAACTCACCTTCAACCAAACCGAGGGCAGCCAACGACGATTGCATCTGCGAATCGGCATCCAGCACACCACACATTGATGCGGATTCCCCATCAATACCCGCCAACGTCTGGTTTAGATAAAGCATGCCACCACACTCTGCCACAATCGGCTTATCCGCCTCCACGTGGGCTCTAATCTGAGATTTCAGTTCGAGGTTTGATGATAATTCGTCAAGATATAACTCGGGATAACCGCCCGGCAGATAAAGCGAATCACACACAGGAAGAGACTCGCCATTGATAGGAGAAAAGAACGTAAGCGTGGCTCCAGATTCCTTTAGCAGATCGAGGTTCGCCTGATAGAGGAAGCTGAACGCCGTATCATACGCAATAGCGATAGTCGTCCCTTCTAGGCACGGTTCGACTCGGATTGGGGCCGTAGATGTAAACTCTCCAGCCGGTGGCAGTGGTATTTTTCCAGTCTGAGCGATCAATTCTGCCGCAAGGTCTAATCGCTCATCAAGGTCTTCCAATTCCTGCGCCTGAACCAAACCCAAATGCCTTTCTGGTAATGTAAGTCCGCTATTCTTGGGCAAATAACCACAAAATTCTAACGAATCTGGCAGCGACTCTTTGAGCATTTCGGCATGACCAGCAGAGCCAACTCGATTTGCAAAAACACCGAACATCTGAATATCGTCACGAAAATGAGCTAAACCGTATGCAACGGCACCAAACGTCTGAGCCATTGCACCAGCATCAATAACCGCCATCACGGGGATACCAAGTGTCGCGGCAATATCAGCGCTAGAACATTGACCGTCAAACATCCCCATAACCCCTTCTATCAGAATTAAATCGGCATCTTTAGCGGCTTCCGTCACCATTTGTTTACAGTGATCCTCACCACACATCCAAAAATCCAACTGGTACACCGGTTGACGAGAGGCAAACGAGAGGAAGTTCGGATCAATAAAATCAGGTCCGGTTTTAAATACCCTAACCTTCTTTCCTTGGTTGGTGAAATGGCGTGCTATGGCAGCAACAACAGTGGTTTTACCGCTGCCAGAGCTCGGCGCTGCAACAACTAATGCGGGGCAACTTTCTTTAATGACATTCATGATATTTATTCCTACAAATCCAGATCCGGCCAGAGTTTTTTTAGGTCAAGATGTTGCTCAATCGCATCAGCAACACGGTTGATACCGTCTTCTCTCATCTGAGCGAAATCACACCCTTTAGCTTCTTCTAATCCGGCCCATCGAAGAATGGCACCACAGGCATCAGGTGACTCAAAGATACCGTGCAGATAACTGCCAAACACTTGGTCTTCGAATCCCATCGCACCATCTTTACCATCCTCGAGTGTTAGCGGTGCATCTTCGGTCACGCCCTTGGTCTCTCCCGCGTGGATTTCGTAGCCAAACACCTCAACGCTCTCTTGGCCCGGAAGGGTCAAACTTCCTTTGGTCTGCTTGAGTTGTTTGGTCTCTTTGAGCTCTGTTTCCAATGGCAGAAAACCTAAACCCTTGCTGTCTCCGCATTCGCCCTCAATCCCTAACGGATCCGATATTTTTTCGCCTAGCATTTGGTATCCACCACAAACACCCATCACTTTCCCACCGAAGCGGAGGTGACGTTCAATCTGTTTGTCCCAACCTTGTTCTCGAAGATAGGCTAAATCACTGCGGACACTCTTTGAGCCCGGAATAATAATCAAGTCAGCCGCAGGCAAAGGTTGATGTTTGCCAACAAAGACAAGGTCGACATTAGGATGCATTCGCAATGGATCAAAATCGGTATGGTTACTGATACGTCGTAGGACAGGCACAACCACTTTTAACTGTGGTTCATCATTATTTAACTGGCTGACATCAATCGCGTCTTCAGCCTCTAACATCAATCCATGAAGATACGGCAATACCCCAATAACCGGTTTCCCGGTCTTTTCTTCCAGCCATTCCAAACCATTCACCAGAAGCGCAATATCCCCCCTAAAACGATTGATAACAAAACCAACCACTCGGTTTTGTTCTGACTCACTTAGCAATGCCAACGTGCCATATAGGTGTGCAAATACACCACCACGGTCAATATCTGCGACAATAATAACGGGAATATCGGCCTCTTCAGCAAAACCCATATTGGCAATATCGTGGTCGCGTAGGTTGATTTCAGCAGGGCTACCTGCCCCTTCAATAACGACGGTTTGGAACACACTTTGCAACCGATCAAACGACTGCATAACATACGGCATCATCTTAGGCTTAAAGTTATGATAGCCCTTTGCATCCATATCCGTTAATACCTTGCCATGCACAATAATCTGCGCACCGGTATCGGAATTAGGCTTCAACAGTACGGGGTTCATATCGGTTGTGGGTTCTACGCGACATGCATAAGCCTGAACCGCTTGAGCACGCCCTATCTCACCGCCGTCTGCGGTAACCGCACTGTTTAATGCCATATTTTGAGGTTTAAATGGGGCTACATTGACCCCTTTTCTGGCCAACACTCGGCAAAGTCCAGCAACCAGAACGCTTTTACCCGCGTCAGAGGTGGTTCCCTGAACCATTAACGCTTTAGAGCAAGACTGCATTTTTCTATCTCCTAGGGCCATTCTTTTTCCAGTAGGCTTATCTAAACCTCAGTAAACCAATGTGCAACCGCATTATCCATACTTTCTATTATTTCAGTCTGTGAGAGGCCGTGTTGTTCTGCAAAAACCAGACACGCTCCTAGACCACAGCCTTCAACGACATACCCTCTTTCGTACATCCGAATAGCGTCAAATTTTGACTGAAGAAAATCCACCTTTGGCGTGGTTAAACTGCACTCGTCCGGTAGCGCATTAGCGGCTATTTTCGAGTCGCGTGAATCAAGCATCCAACGAGTCGTCGCAACAGAAACATTCTTTGATTTAGTCTTACCATTCATGGCAATAACAGGGGCAAAGACCATTGTGCCTCCTGCAAAGTTAAGGCCGTTCAAATCGGCATTAAGCAGAGCACAACACGCTCGCTGAGTCGGATCTGAACATTCCATATTATTGATATAGCCACTCACATCGTTGCCCATTAATGCAGATTTATTCCATAAATCATCGACAGCTTGAGATTTTTTAATTAATTTTTCTGGGTCTTTAGTACTCCCCGAAAACCAGAGCGATTCGTCGAGCAAGCGTCGCAGCCAAAGCGTCGCAAATGTCGTACCACCTATTCCAGACTCCGCTATCAGATGTTCTTCCTTCTCAAGCGCTTGGCGACGAAGTTCCGGCACAAGAACCTGTTGAATTAGGGCCGACTCATCACCTGTTTGGCATGAATGAATGACCACGTCGTCCATGTTGCAGTCACTAAAATCTGGCACATTGTCCAAACCAAGCTGATAACAATGAAGACGTATTCTGAACCCTTTCTTTTGCAAAGCACTAAAAAGTCCATGGACCAATATCGCTGGAGTAACTGAACCATTACCCAACAAAGGAGAAGGCAAGTATTCACCATTTAAAAGGGTATTGGCTTTGCCACAAGCAATGAGCTCTGTATCTCTGGTTGGATGAAGCTGCATTAATCCTTCACCCGCACCAGCATCACTGATTAGATGCAGGTTAGGAACGGGTGCAACAGAATTCAAGGTAATGTAATTCAACCAAGTCATCGTTAATTTCCTTTCAGCGTTAATGGCAGTCCGGCGGTCACAAGGGTAACTTTTGGGATCTGCGCAGCAATGGCTTGATGAAGCCAACCTGCCTCATCAACAAATCGGCGATTCATCTCACCCATCGGAATAATACCGCAGCCTACCTCGTTACTGACCAGAATGACTTGCCCAGGTAAGGTCTTTAGCGTTTGAATAAATTCGGCTTTGATCTCTGCCCACTCTTTTGGTTGCTCACCAAACAGGCAATTACTCAACCAAAGCGTCAGGCAATCAACCAGTATACAGTTGCTATCATCGCTGTACTGCATTAGCGTTTCAGACAGGTCAAACGGCTCTTCAACAACCAGCCATTCAGACGGTCTTTGAATTTTGTGCATTTCTACCCGTTTCGCCATCTCTTGATCTCTGACTTCAGATGTCGCGATATAAATGACTCTTTTTCCACAGGCTTTAGCCTTGTTTTCCGCATAACTACTTTTACCAGACCGTGCACCACCAAGTACCAGTTCAACATCGGCGGTTTCGTCAGCATCTATAGCATTTATGCCGGTTTCTAACTCACTCATAGATAGGATCCTTGTTCCGTGCAACTACTCTATTTCTTGCCAAAAGAGATAACGCTGATTCCAGTTTTTTCCACTGGGTTTCATCCGCTGGCAGACCGAAGCGAAGCGCATTTTTCTCATCACAAAGGCGTGTTAGCACGTGTTGTTGGCAAAGAAAATCATGACACGCAGTCGCCTCATCTAGGTAAACGGTGATGAAGAGATCGGTAACCGATGTTCTATCATCAAGATATTGACCCAAAAGACCATTCAATCGAATGGATGCCGACTTGATACGGCGTGCCGCTTCTTTCTGCCATTGGAGATCGGATAGTGCCTTTTTCATCACCCAGCGAGCGGGGCCTGTAACTGTCCACGGACCAAGCAATGCTTCGAGTGACCCTTTAATGTTTTCCGACGCAAAAACAAACCCTACTCTGGCCCCCGCTAGCCCAAAAAATTTACCTACCGAGCGAAGAACAATCAGGCTACTCCGTTGCTCGTTAGTACTCAGCATCGATATCTCTGGTGTGCAGTCAGCGAATGCCTCATCAACGATAAGGTAGCCTTTTTTCTCTTGCATTTTTTGGCCGATTGCAACCAACATATCCTTAGGACTAAACTTGCCCGTCGGGTTATTGGGGTTAATTATCAATACCACGTCACTTTCTGCAACCTGTTGTTCCGACGGAAAACCATCATAAAACAGTACATTCCAGCGACATGAATCCTGCTCAAACTGTGTCCATGCATGTTGGTGTTCTTTGTAACCAACCCTTGGCAGCAATATTGTACCGCAGCGACCCATTTCTTTAGTAAGAACTGCGGGTAGAGAGACAATGGCGGCCTGAGATCCCGCGACAATAACTGGGTCAGAAAATCCGCCATAATAACGCCTAGCCGTCACTTCCAAACCATCATTATTTTGAGGGAGTTGGTTCCAAACAGAGAGAGGGATGTCGCCTACTGGATAGGTAAAAGGACTCACTCCCGTTGACAGGTCAATCCAACATTCTGGATCGGTACCATATTCAGCGGCTATCTTATTCAGATTGCCACCATGTTTAATCGCCATCAACTTACTCCTACGATGACACAAATTAACCAGAGATAACCGAGAGCAAAACTCCCACGTGAGACCAATCGATTGGCCGCAGGGATTGATTGCCATTGAGCCGGCTTGCCTATGCCCATCGGTTTTTTATCGTGCAGTACGCCATGATAATAGGTTGGTCCACCAATCATAACTTGTAACGCGCCAGCGCCAGCTGTCATCACGACGCCACCATTTGGGCTGCTGCACTGTTTTGCCTGTTCGCGCCAACACTGCATCGCACTGCTGAAGTTACCTTGAAACGCGTAAATCACCGCGGTAAGGCGAGCTGGAATCCAACCGAGAAGATCATCACTTTTTGCGCTAAAAAAACCAAAATTCAAATACTGTTTATTCTTGTAGCCCCACATAGCATCCAGCGTATTAGCAAGACGAAATAACACCGCTCCCGGTGCGCCAAAGATCAAGAACCAGAACATAGGGGCAAAAACAGCATCATTTCCATTCTCTAAGACAGACTCAATCGTTGAAGAGGTGATCTCTTTTTCAACCATTTTTTCGGTATTGCGGCTCACAATCATCGACACCTGATAGCGCGCCTGATCTATATCACCCGCTTTTAGTGGTCGATAGATATTCTGCGCATGTTCGATAAGACTTGTCCCACCGATTGTCAGGTATACCACTATCGCATTCAGCCCGAACCATAATGACAAAGATATCTGCGCGACCCATGACAAAAGAATATACGTCGTGGCCACAACGGGAATAACCGCCATTGTCCACGCAAGTACACCCTGCTGTTTTTCACTAATGAACGAACACGCCCGGCACGTCTTTTCAAGGCTATTTACCATGCGCCCAAAGCCGATCAATGGGTGGAACCGTTTTGGTTCTCCAAACCATCGATCCAACCACAAAGCAACCACAAGGATAACCGCACTAACTAACATGCTCTTCCCTACGGTCAACTCGACATTAGCGAGCAGGAAATCAGGCAACATCAGCGCGTTCTCGCGAACTCAATACGTCTGACATATCAATGAATTCAGGATAGTCGCTATTATCTAAAAGATACCCGTGCTGGATTGCCCACTGGCGAACTTCTTCGTTTAATGGAACCAATTGAGCGTTCTCCAATGCAATAGAATGGTGTGAAATGATGGATTTAAGTACCGCGATATCTTCTACTAATAACCAATCGACCATTGGAATCGTATAGCTAAGTGGCTCACTATTAACTCGTCCAACAAGATAGTATCGGTTTTTTTCACCAAACGCTTTCTCTTCATTTACCGTCAATGTTAACGCATTGTCAGACACTTTTTCTGCTTGAATACCAATATTCTTCAACGCACTTCTAACAAACCGGTTGTTACTACCCAATGGCATCGCGAACTTTCTGATGTCCCAACGATGTTCTTGTATTGCATTCCACCAAAGGTTAAACGAGGGCAAGTCGCCGAAAACGAGTTCCGGCGCCGTTGCTAGATAGTCTAGGTCTTCCTGATCGATCAACGAACTGACTCTGGCATTTTCGATCGCGATAACCTCTGCGCCCTTGTCACGTAAATAGGCCGTTTCTTCATACTGACCACAAACAAGCATCCTAACGCCAGTTAATGGCAGGCTATTTCTCCAGTTGAGTTCCTCAGCTTGGGCAACAACCTCACCAACAATCACTAAAGCCGGTCCCTTAAGCGTAGAATGATCGACTTTTTCAGCGATCGTACCCAGTGTGCCCGTAATACACTGATGATCAGCACTTGTCGCCGAACATATTAACGCGATGGGGGTATGCGAACTTCTGCCATTTTCGATAAGGTTTTGGGTATGCTGTGCCAGTTTTTTGGCGCCCATATAAAGCACTAATGTACCACCCGCTTGACCAAGTCTACTCCATGACGCAAGCGTCTCCGTATTTTTATGTCCGCTGACAAAGGTGACACTAGAAGCGATACCACCGCTTGTCAAAGGAAAACCGGAGTAAGAAGCCGCACCTAATGCTGCGGTAATACCCGGTATTATTTCATATGGAATGTCGTGTTGTTTTAGATCGCGACACTCTTCTGTTGTGCGACCAAAGATACACGGGTCACCCGCTTTAAGTCGAGCGACGCGTTTACCCGCTAACGCAAATTCCGTTACATCTGGGTGCATACCGTATTCAATATGGATACCTTGATAGCCGCGATAACCGACCTGATGCAACTGAACGTGCTCTGGAATAATGGAAAGAATTGCCGCGCTCACAAGCTTGTCATAACAAACCACATCACAGGTACTCAGCAACTGTTTTGCTCGGCAGGTAAGCAGCCCCGGATCGCCCGGACCGGCACCAATCAGATAGACTTTACCTTTCGTCATGTGACTCTCCCTTTACTGAGGTCTCTACTTCTAAAGCACGACGAGAAGAAGGCTCAACCACTTTCGCTTTACGGCATGCGTGTGAAAAGGTGGGATCGTACAGCTTAGAATCAACAAAATCGTCTATGGCAAATACCTTGCTGACAATAATCATGGCCGTTGAACGGATATTCGCGTCATGCATCTTGTCGGCGATGTCCGCTAAGGTGCCGCGAATAATGCGTTCCTCTGGGTGCGAGGCTTTTTCCACCACACAAACTGGCCAGTTTTGTGGATAAACGTCACTAAGTTCACGAACAACTTTTCTTATCAAGGTTGCGCTTAAAAACAAGCATAGCGTCGCTTCATGTCGAGCTAAAGACTTAAGATTCTCTTTGTCTGGTACCGGAGTACGACCAGAAGCACGTGAAAGAATAATCGTTTGGCACTCTTCTGGAAGCGTCAACTCCTGCCCCAAAGCCGCAGCAGATGCTTGAAAAGAAGACACACCGGGAATGACTTTCCAGTCGATACCTAGCACCTTAAGTCGGCGTGTTTGCTCAGCAAGGGAAGAATATATAGATAAATCCCCCGTCTGTACCCTTGCAACATCTTGTCCTTGCTCATGGGCGTCGGTATACACTTTGGTGATTTCATCCAGATCCATACTGGCAGAGTTGTACACTTTCGCCTCTGGATGGGCGCGTTCAATAACCGCTTTAGGAACCAAGCTTCCCGCATAAAGAATAACCGGACAGGTCTCTACTAGTTTTGCACCTTTTACAGTGATCAAATCTGGGTCACCCGGTCCGGCACCAATAAAATAAACGGTCATACGACTTCCTTACTGTTTTGTAGCATGTCTTTATCAAGAGATTGTTGCGGTTCAATGGAAGATATCTCCGTTGAAGCGTATTCAAGGGAGCGCCCCGGAGTTTGACCCTCTCGTGTCTCGCCATCTTCTAAAATGTATTTGTTCTTATAACCGCGAGGAGTCACTATCCAGTCCTTGAAACGATAACTGCTTTCATTCCCCACAATAACCGCCGCGTTCATTCCAAACTCAAGATCGGTAAAACTATCCAGCGTCGAAAGCTGCACACTCTGTTCATCTCGATAGGCCGCATTGACAACGGCCACAGGCGTGGTCGCTGGTCTGTGTTTAAGAATGATTCGTTGCGCTTCTACAATATGATTTTGACGTTTTTTCGACCTCGGATTATAAAAGGTAATCGCGAAATCAGCCATTGCTGCCGCTTCTATTCGACGAATAATCACCTCCCACGGGGTCAATAGATCGGACAGCGAAATCGTGCAACTGTCATGGCCTAACGGTGCACCGACTAACGACGCACAAGCATTGGCCGCGGTAATCCCGGGAATGGTTTCCACCTCAATATGAATCTGATGCGAAGAGAGCAGTTCAAACACGAGGGGCGCCATCGCATACATGCCAGCATCACCAGAGCAAACCAAGGCCACATTGCTACCTTCTTGAACCAGTTTAATGGCCGCATCGGCACGCTGCCACTCTTTGGTCATTCCTGTTCTTACCAGTGCCTGTTTGTTGATAAGCGAGGAGATAAGTTTCACATAGAGACCGTAGCCCACTATCACGTCGGCTTGTTTAATCACTTCCTGAGCGCGGATCGACATCAAGTCTACGCTTCCTGGTCCTAACCCCACCAAAGATAATTTAGCCACAGTTTGCCTCCTCGGCAGGTGTTATATTTTTCATAATTGGTTCGTCTCGTCCGCGCCTTCTATCTGCGCGAAATATTTATTGTCTATCACTTCAGAAAGCGGCCTGTTATTTGCCAACGCGTTAAACAACGCTTTCCATTCCTGTTCGGAAAACGCTTCGATACCTCGCAGCCAAAGCGCATTATTTTCAGAGGGCTCTTGGTTTTCAAAAGAAAGAGATCTGTCACTTCGCTGGTAGACCACCATTGTCGAACGATTGCGACAAGCGCCGGCACACATGGTTCTGCTTATTTTTATTCGCTGATCTCCAGTCGACAATCCCATCGCTTTCAATATTGATCGCAAGTCGTGTGCAAGATTTTTACTTCCGGCCTTGGCGCAGCGTTTGCCTTCACAGATCAAAATATGATGTTTATAGAACAGCATTGGCCGATCCAAATCCACATGCTTTGGCTTGCATTGATAGCCTTCTACCACTTCATTACCGTAAGCATTTACTTTGATCTCAGTGGCGTTTAACTCACTATCACCATGTCGAACTTCGCTGCCATGTTTTTTTTCACCAAACCAGTTCTTACGCTTATGCCTGACCAAAGATTCGGTAAATTCGCGGCGACAACACGCTATCGTCATGTTAAAACCATCTTGCTTGAATACCCATTTGGGCAC
It contains:
- the cobD gene encoding threonine-phosphate decarboxylase CobD, producing the protein MAIKHGGNLNKIAAEYGTDPECWIDLSTGVSPFTYPVGDIPLSVWNQLPQNNDGLEVTARRYYGGFSDPVIVAGSQAAIVSLPAVLTKEMGRCGTILLPRVGYKEHQHAWTQFEQDSCRWNVLFYDGFPSEQQVAESDVVLIINPNNPTGKFSPKDMLVAIGQKMQEKKGYLIVDEAFADCTPEISMLSTNEQRSSLIVLRSVGKFFGLAGARVGFVFASENIKGSLEALLGPWTVTGPARWVMKKALSDLQWQKEAARRIKSASIRLNGLLGQYLDDRTSVTDLFITVYLDEATACHDFLCQQHVLTRLCDEKNALRFGLPADETQWKKLESALSLLARNRVVARNKDPIYE
- the cobU gene encoding bifunctional adenosylcobinamide kinase/adenosylcobinamide-phosphate guanylyltransferase, whose protein sequence is MSELETGINAIDADETADVELVLGGARSGKSSYAENKAKACGKRVIYIATSEVRDQEMAKRVEMHKIQRPSEWLVVEEPFDLSETLMQYSDDSNCILVDCLTLWLSNCLFGEQPKEWAEIKAEFIQTLKTLPGQVILVSNEVGCGIIPMGEMNRRFVDEAGWLHQAIAAQIPKVTLVTAGLPLTLKGN
- the cobA gene encoding uroporphyrinogen-III C-methyltransferase produces the protein MTKGKVYLIGAGPGDPGLLTCRAKQLLSTCDVVCYDKLVSAAILSIIPEHVQLHQVGYRGYQGIHIEYGMHPDVTEFALAGKRVARLKAGDPCIFGRTTEECRDLKQHDIPYEIIPGITAALGAASYSGFPLTSGGIASSVTFVSGHKNTETLASWSRLGQAGGTLVLYMGAKKLAQHTQNLIENGRSSHTPIALICSATSADHQCITGTLGTIAEKVDHSTLKGPALVIVGEVVAQAEELNWRNSLPLTGVRMLVCGQYEETAYLRDKGAEVIAIENARVSSLIDQEDLDYLATAPELVFGDLPSFNLWWNAIQEHRWDIRKFAMPLGSNNRFVRSALKNIGIQAEKVSDNALTLTVNEEKAFGEKNRYYLVGRVNSEPLSYTIPMVDWLLVEDIAVLKSIISHHSIALENAQLVPLNEEVRQWAIQHGYLLDNSDYPEFIDMSDVLSSRERADVA
- a CDS encoding cobyric acid synthase, which produces MQSCSKALMVQGTTSDAGKSVLVAGLCRVLARKGVNVAPFKPQNMALNSAVTADGGEIGRAQAVQAYACRVEPTTDMNPVLLKPNSDTGAQIIVHGKVLTDMDAKGYHNFKPKMMPYVMQSFDRLQSVFQTVVIEGAGSPAEINLRDHDIANMGFAEEADIPVIIVADIDRGGVFAHLYGTLALLSESEQNRVVGFVINRFRGDIALLVNGLEWLEEKTGKPVIGVLPYLHGLMLEAEDAIDVSQLNNDEPQLKVVVPVLRRISNHTDFDPLRMHPNVDLVFVGKHQPLPAADLIIIPGSKSVRSDLAYLREQGWDKQIERHLRFGGKVMGVCGGYQMLGEKISDPLGIEGECGDSKGLGFLPLETELKETKQLKQTKGSLTLPGQESVEVFGYEIHAGETKGVTEDAPLTLEDGKDGAMGFEDQVFGSYLHGIFESPDACGAILRWAGLEEAKGCDFAQMREDGINRVADAIEQHLDLKKLWPDLDL
- the cbiB gene encoding adenosylcobinamide-phosphate synthase CbiB, which gives rise to MLPDFLLANVELTVGKSMLVSAVILVVALWLDRWFGEPKRFHPLIGFGRMVNSLEKTCRACSFISEKQQGVLAWTMAVIPVVATTYILLSWVAQISLSLWFGLNAIVVYLTIGGTSLIEHAQNIYRPLKAGDIDQARYQVSMIVSRNTEKMVEKEITSSTIESVLENGNDAVFAPMFWFLIFGAPGAVLFRLANTLDAMWGYKNKQYLNFGFFSAKSDDLLGWIPARLTAVIYAFQGNFSSAMQCWREQAKQCSSPNGGVVMTAGAGALQVMIGGPTYYHGVLHDKKPMGIGKPAQWQSIPAANRLVSRGSFALGYLWLICVIVGVS